In Tubulanus polymorphus chromosome 2, tnTubPoly1.2, whole genome shotgun sequence, a single window of DNA contains:
- the LOC141898519 gene encoding cilia- and flagella-associated protein 144-like encodes MAAKEKDPLNFVHQNAILCETIDKETKHQKIYTNYSINPFGKMHTITGKPNSKHDSEEGEEDDHFLKVIRRARQEPVKKFTMPQTEAQVCGWISTPLLPVDRSDRRLYFHRHNTQITKFMSEAWKYKEQTENLN; translated from the exons ATGGCGGCCAAGGAGAAAGATCCGCTGAATTTTGTTCATCAAAATGCTATTCTTTGTGAAACGATTGATAAAGAGACTAAACATCAGAAGATCTACACAAACTACAGTATCAATCCTTTCGGAAAAA tgcACACCATAACTGGCAAACCAAATTCAAAGCATGATTCAGAAGAAGGAGAAGAAGATG atcactttttaaaagtcATTCGAAGAGCGCGTCAAGAACCTGTTAAGAAGTTTACGATGCCCCAGACTGAAGCTCAGGTTTGTGGTTGGATCTCAACTCCTCTG CTGCCAGTCGACAGATCCGATCGgcgtttatattttcatagacATAATACACAAATAACCAAGTTTATGAGCGAAGCTTGGAAATACAAGGAACAAACCGAAAACTTGAACTAG